CGCCCCCGGGCATTGTGATGCAGAGCATACGCTGTCCCGGGACCATGCCGCCCGTCACCGGTCCATGGAGTGGTCCCGCCATCTTTTTTCGGCATATTGCCAGATATCATCTTACATTTCAAATTGCTAGCTATGGCAAATTCTTGCATTTGCCCGTTGCGCGGGCTTGCTGTACCACAGCAGGCATGTTCACCGTACTTCAACGCTTTGCCTGGCCGCTGTTCTTTTGCCTGCTGTGCTGGGCAACTCCGGGACTTGCTTCCGGGGGAGGGTATCGCCCACCGCAGGATACGCCGCTGCTCGGCATCCGCATCCTGCACGCCCTGCCGCATGACCCCCTGGCCTTTACACAAGGGCTGTGCATGCATGACGGAAAAATCTATGAATCCACAGGCCGCTACGGTGAATCCGAACTGCGGGTTCTGGACGCGGCATCGGGTAAGCTCCTCCGCCGCCGCGCCTTGCCCAACGATCTGTTCGGCGAAGGCCTGACCCTTGTCGGACAACGCCTGCTTCAATTGACCTGGCGCTCCGGGAGGGTGCTGTTCTGGCAGGCTCCCTCGCTGGAGCGGATTGGGGAAGCGCGGCTGCCGGGCGATTCCTGGGGACTGGCCGCAGGACCGGACCTTCTCTATCGCAGTGACGGGAGCGCCACCCTGCAACGTTTGCGCCCGCACGATCTCCAGCCCGCCGGAAGCCTGACCGTACACGATCAGGGCCACGAAGTGCGCCAACTCAACGAGCTGGAATGGGTCAACGGACGATTGGTGGCCAATATCTGGTTCGAAGACGTGCTGGCCGTGATCGACCCTGTCACAGGGCAGGTGCAGGCCTGGGTGGATCTCTCCCCCTTGCGGCCGCTACTCTGGCCCGACGCGGGCGTGGCCAACGGCACGGCCTGGGACGGCCGAAATCTCTACGTGACGGGCAAAAACTGGAACAAACTTTTTGTGCTGCGCATCCCGAACGCTCCGTGGGATCCCTAGCCGACCCAAACCGCAGTCAGTTCCGTGCCGCCACGATCAGTGGTCCTCCGGCACGCGACGAAGCAACAGCCATCCGCCGAACAGCACCATGGGCAGGGACAGCACCTGGCCCATGCTCAACCAGTCAAAGGCCACGAATCCGAGCTGCGCGTCCGGCTGCCGGGTAAACTCCACCAGAAAACGGGCCACGCCGTACCCCGCCAAAAACAGGCCCGTGACACGTCCCCTGGGCCGGGAAACCCGGGAATACCACCACAGCAATCCGCCGAGCACCAGCCCTTCCAGTCCGGCTTCGTACAATTGCGATGGATGCCGTGGCAGCCCGCCGGACGCGGGATGTGGAAACACCATGGCCCAGGGCACATCCGTGGCCCGTCCCCACAATTCACCGTTCACGAAGTTGGCCAGCCGCCCCAGGAACAATCCGGGCGGCACCAGCGGTACCAGAAAATCCGCCACCGTAAAAAGAGACAATGCATGACGCCGGGCAAACAGCCACATCACCAGGGCCACGCCCACGACCCCGCCGTGGAAGGCCATGCCGCCGTGCCAGACCTTGATGATATCCTCCGGATGTTCCCAATAATACGGAAGATTGTAGAACAACACATAGCCCAGCCGACCGCCCAGGACCAACCCGAGGATCAGCCAGGTCAGCAGATCGTCCAACTGGGGCGCGCTCATGCCCCGCCAGGCCTGTCGCGCCCTGGCCCGGCCCCAGAACCAGGCCGCGGCAAACCCGGCGGCATAGGCCAACCCATACCAACGAAGCGCCAACGGGCCGATGCGCCAGGCCACGGGATCGAATTCCGGCAAAACAATCAAGGGGTTCTCCTTGGCAAGATATCACGTCCCGGTTCCGTCCACCCCATCCGCGGCTTTGTTTCCATACAAAAGTGCGGTAGGGTGTTGCGGACCGATATTCTTCAACAGCCCGATAGGGTATGCCCCCGGCAGTCCACCGGGTCAACCACAGGCAGAAAAACGTCACCATGAAGCCACAGACCCAGCTCGACATCCTGGAAATGCCTTTGGAAGGCCTGGCCGCGTATTGGTTGTCCCTCAAAAAGCTGGCGGACGCCAAAAAACTTCGTTCCATCGTGGATGAGGAAATTTCCCACACCACGGAACCCATGGTGCGGTTTCTGCTGGAGGCCATTTTTTCCCAGCTGGATTCCGCCACGGTGCGCCGCCTGGCCGAGGTGCGCAGGGATGGGGTGCTGCGCGACCTGGAACGCAAACTCAACATGATGCGCGTCGCGCTCATGGCCGTACCGCTGCGGGAAAATCCGCGCGCCACCCTGGTGCGCATGAGCGGCCTGTACCCCTGCCCGCCCATGGAGGAACGCCGCGCCATGGACATGGCCACGGCCCTGGCCAAAAGCGTGGAGGAAAAGGATGGCGACGTCCCCACCATGCTGGAAGTGCATCACAAGATGCCGCCTGACCGCCTTCTGGTCAAGCTGCTCTTCTACGCCATGCATGCCCGGCGGCACAAACGCCTTGGGCTGGAGCGTTTTCTGCCCTATGCACGCACCGCGTTCTTTGCCGAAGGGCTGGCTCTGGTGGTGGACGGGTTCGACGCCCGTTTTCTGGACCGGCACCTCCCTCAGGTGCGGGACGCCATCCTGGGCCAGACCGCCCGGAAACTGGAAATGAGCACGGAACTGGCCCTGGCCGTGCGCAAAAAAACCAGTTACCAGGACGCCCACCTCATGGCCCGGGCCTGGCTGGGCTGACCAATCCGGCCTTGGTCCGCGCGCTTGGCTTGCACCCTGAATTCGGTTACGGTCGGTTCCCCATGAATGATCGCCACAAGACCCGTGAAATCCACATTCGAGGCGTGGGCGTGGGCGGGGACAACCCCGTGCGTGTCCAGTCCATGTGCAATACCGACACCCGCGACGTGAACGCGACCCTGGCCCAGATCGCCCGGCTAGCCGAAGCCGGATGCGAAATCGTGCGCCTGGCCGTACCCGACGACATCGCGGCCAACGCCCTTACCGCCATCCGCTCCAACACGGACGTCCCCCTGGTGGCGGACATCCACTTCGACCACCGCCTGGCCATCATGGCGGCCGAGGCAGGAGTGGACGCCCTGCGCATCAACCCGGGCAACATCGGCGGTCCCGATAAAGTGGATGCCGTGGTGGACATTGCCCGCGACAAGGGGCTGCCCATCCGCATTGGCGTCAACTCCGGGTCCGTGGAAAAGCACTTGCTGGAACAATTCGGCGGTCCCACGCCCGAAGCCATGGTGGAAAGCGCCCTGGCCCATGTTGCCCTGCTGGAAAAACGCGGCTTCGAGGATATTAAAATTTCCCTGAAGTCCTCCTCCGTGCTGAACACCATTGCCGCCTACCGGCTGCTGGCCAGGCGCGTGGACTACCCCCTGCACATCGGCGTCACCGAGGCAGGCACCCTGGTGCGCGGCGCCATCAAAAGCTCCGTGGGCCTGGGCATTCTGCTCTGGGAGGGGCTGGGCGACACCCTGCGCGTGTCCCTGACCCATGATCCCGTGGACGAAATCGGCGTGGCCTGGGAAATTCTGCGTGCTTTGGGCTTGCGGGAGCGTGGCCCGGAAATCGTTTCCTGCCCCACCTGCGGCCGCACGGAAATCGACCTCATCGGGCTGACCGCCCAGGTGGAGGAACGACTGCGGGGCGTGAACGACGTGTTCACCTGCGCTGTCATGGGCTGCGTGGTCAACGGCCCGGGCGAGGCACGGGAAGCGGACATCGGCATTGCCGGGGGCCGGGGGCTTGGCATTATTTTTCGCAAGGGCGAGGTCATCCGCAAGGTACGCGGCGAGGAAAACCTGCTGCCCGAATTCATGAAGGAACTGGAATCCTTTCTCCAAGAACGACGAGGTAACTAAATGCGCTTGAGCCGCTATTACATTCCGACATTAAAAGAATCCCCGGCCGAGGCCGAGGTCATCTCCCACAAAATTCTTCTCCGCGCCGGCATGATCCGCAAACTCACCAGCGGCATCTATAACTACCTGCCCATGGGATTGCGCAGCCTGAACAAGGTGGCCCAGATCGTGCGCGAGGAAATGGACAGCGCCGGAGCCATCGAAGTGCTCATGCCCACGGTGCAGCCCGGCGATCTCTGGAAGGAGTCGGGACGCTGGGAATTTTACGGCAGGGAGCTGTTGCGGTTCAAGGACCGGCACGATCGGGATTACTGTCTCGGCCCCACCCACGAGGAAGTCATCACCGATCTGGTCCGCGGCGAGGTGCGCTCCTACAAGCAACTGCCGCTGAA
The DNA window shown above is from Paucidesulfovibrio gracilis DSM 16080 and carries:
- the lgt gene encoding prolipoprotein diacylglyceryl transferase; translated protein: MIVLPEFDPVAWRIGPLALRWYGLAYAAGFAAAWFWGRARARQAWRGMSAPQLDDLLTWLILGLVLGGRLGYVLFYNLPYYWEHPEDIIKVWHGGMAFHGGVVGVALVMWLFARRHALSLFTVADFLVPLVPPGLFLGRLANFVNGELWGRATDVPWAMVFPHPASGGLPRHPSQLYEAGLEGLVLGGLLWWYSRVSRPRGRVTGLFLAGYGVARFLVEFTRQPDAQLGFVAFDWLSMGQVLSLPMVLFGGWLLLRRVPEDH
- a CDS encoding glutaminyl-peptide cyclotransferase, which gives rise to MFTVLQRFAWPLFFCLLCWATPGLASGGGYRPPQDTPLLGIRILHALPHDPLAFTQGLCMHDGKIYESTGRYGESELRVLDAASGKLLRRRALPNDLFGEGLTLVGQRLLQLTWRSGRVLFWQAPSLERIGEARLPGDSWGLAAGPDLLYRSDGSATLQRLRPHDLQPAGSLTVHDQGHEVRQLNELEWVNGRLVANIWFEDVLAVIDPVTGQVQAWVDLSPLRPLLWPDAGVANGTAWDGRNLYVTGKNWNKLFVLRIPNAPWDP
- the ispG gene encoding flavodoxin-dependent (E)-4-hydroxy-3-methylbut-2-enyl-diphosphate synthase: MNDRHKTREIHIRGVGVGGDNPVRVQSMCNTDTRDVNATLAQIARLAEAGCEIVRLAVPDDIAANALTAIRSNTDVPLVADIHFDHRLAIMAAEAGVDALRINPGNIGGPDKVDAVVDIARDKGLPIRIGVNSGSVEKHLLEQFGGPTPEAMVESALAHVALLEKRGFEDIKISLKSSSVLNTIAAYRLLARRVDYPLHIGVTEAGTLVRGAIKSSVGLGILLWEGLGDTLRVSLTHDPVDEIGVAWEILRALGLRERGPEIVSCPTCGRTEIDLIGLTAQVEERLRGVNDVFTCAVMGCVVNGPGEAREADIGIAGGRGLGIIFRKGEVIRKVRGEENLLPEFMKELESFLQERRGN